Proteins from one Niallia circulans genomic window:
- a CDS encoding beta-glucoside-specific PTS transporter subunit IIABC produces the protein MDYNKLSKDILQQVGGEENVDNVIHCMTRLRFNLKDNSKANRPQIEALEGVMGTNISGSQFQIIIGNDVPKVYKGIIDNSKLSGEKTSGGSSGQKKNPISAVFDVISGVFTPILPAIAGAGMIKGILAILVALGWLSNTSQTYIILTAVGDGAFYFLPIILAVSAARKFGSNMFVAAAIGAAILHPDLTALFTAGEPISFIGLPVTIATYSSTVIPILLAIWIASYVERWIDKVTHASLKLIVVPSVTLLVVVPVTLITVGPLGAILGEYLSGGINFLFDNAGLFAMILLAGSFSLIIMTGMHYALVPIMINNVTVNGFDYLMPAMFLANMGQAGAAFAVAMKTKNKKFKSLSYSVSVTGLMGVTEPAMYGVNVRLKKPFIAALIGGAIGGAYLGITKVAAYIMGGSAGIPGVTSFIGPGLNFVNALIGMAIAFVAAAVAAYLIGFEDVPAENSEEPTPDADAEAAATKEAGIVSEQVLSPIVGKAVSLSEVNDPTFAQEIMGKGIAIIPEKGEVLSPVNGVITTLFKTKHAIGITSDKGAEILIHVGLDTVQLDGEHFTAHMKEGDAVKVGDKITSFDIDALKKAGFDTITPVVITNTMEYKDVTPLKSGHTSSNEAVLDLTVV, from the coding sequence ATGGATTATAATAAATTATCAAAGGATATTTTGCAACAAGTTGGCGGTGAAGAGAACGTAGATAATGTTATTCACTGTATGACAAGATTGCGCTTTAACCTAAAAGACAACAGCAAAGCAAATCGTCCTCAAATAGAGGCACTTGAAGGTGTTATGGGTACAAATATTAGCGGAAGCCAATTCCAAATTATTATTGGAAATGATGTTCCGAAGGTTTATAAAGGAATTATTGATAACAGTAAATTAAGTGGCGAAAAAACTAGCGGAGGATCTTCAGGTCAAAAGAAAAATCCGATAAGTGCTGTGTTTGATGTCATTTCAGGTGTGTTTACTCCGATACTTCCAGCAATAGCTGGAGCTGGTATGATTAAAGGTATTTTAGCTATTCTTGTAGCGTTAGGCTGGCTTTCTAATACAAGCCAAACATATATCATATTAACAGCAGTTGGTGACGGTGCGTTTTACTTCTTGCCAATCATCTTAGCTGTAAGTGCTGCACGAAAATTCGGAAGCAATATGTTCGTTGCCGCAGCAATTGGTGCAGCAATACTGCATCCTGATTTAACAGCATTATTCACTGCAGGTGAACCAATTTCCTTTATCGGGCTTCCTGTAACAATTGCTACTTATTCATCAACAGTTATTCCAATTCTGTTAGCAATTTGGATTGCTTCTTATGTGGAAAGATGGATTGACAAAGTTACACATGCATCTTTAAAACTTATCGTAGTACCAAGTGTTACGTTATTAGTAGTTGTTCCGGTTACATTGATCACAGTTGGACCGCTTGGAGCTATTCTTGGTGAATATCTATCTGGAGGAATTAATTTCTTATTTGATAATGCAGGACTATTTGCGATGATCCTTCTTGCAGGTTCATTCTCGCTTATCATCATGACTGGAATGCACTACGCATTAGTGCCAATCATGATTAACAATGTTACAGTTAACGGTTTTGACTATTTAATGCCGGCAATGTTCTTAGCAAATATGGGGCAAGCTGGAGCTGCATTTGCAGTTGCAATGAAAACGAAAAACAAAAAATTCAAATCACTATCTTATTCTGTCAGTGTCACAGGACTAATGGGTGTAACAGAACCAGCAATGTATGGTGTTAACGTTCGTCTTAAAAAGCCATTCATCGCAGCACTTATTGGTGGTGCAATCGGTGGTGCATATTTAGGAATTACGAAGGTTGCAGCATATATCATGGGTGGTAGTGCAGGTATCCCAGGGGTTACATCATTCATTGGACCAGGACTTAACTTTGTAAACGCCCTTATCGGTATGGCAATCGCGTTTGTCGCTGCGGCAGTTGCAGCATATCTAATCGGATTTGAAGATGTTCCAGCAGAGAATTCAGAAGAGCCGACTCCAGATGCAGACGCAGAAGCGGCTGCAACGAAAGAAGCAGGTATTGTTTCAGAACAGGTTTTAAGCCCAATCGTAGGAAAAGCAGTTTCATTAAGCGAAGTGAATGATCCAACATTTGCTCAAGAAATAATGGGGAAAGGGATTGCTATCATCCCAGAAAAAGGAGAAGTGCTTTCTCCGGTAAATGGTGTGATTACGACTCTGTTCAAAACAAAGCATGCTATCGGTATTACAAGTGATAAAGGAGCTGAGATCCTTATCCATGTTGGCTTAGATACGGTTCAGCTTGACGGTGAGCACTTTACAGCACATATGAAAGAAGGCGATGCTGTCAAAGTTGGAGACAAAATCACTTCCTTTGATATTGATGCATTAAAAAAAGCAGGCTTTGACACAATCACGCCTGTTGTTATTACAAACACAATGGAGTATAAAGATGTAACACCACTTAAGAGTGGTCACACAAGCTCTAATGAGGCAGTGCTTGACTTAACTGTAGTTTAA
- a CDS encoding glycoside hydrolase family 1 protein, protein MGKRFPEGFLWGGAVAANQLEGAYKADGKGLSTADVSPFGIMSPPDESMTAYNLYHDGIDFYHKYKEDIALFAEMGFKAFRLSIAWTRIFPNGDETEPNEKGLAFYDNVFDELKKYNIEPVVTISHYEMPLALVKNYGGWKNRKVVEFYEHFARTVFTRYKDKVKYWMTFNEINVILHAPFTGGGLLFEEGENQKNSQYQGAHHQFIASALAVKAGHEIIPGSQIGCMIASMVTYPYTSKPEDMFAAMQQDRQTLFFSDVQARGSYPGFMKRFFRDNNIEIVMEEGDEQLLKDGTVDYIGFSYYMSFVASTDPEHQKTSGNLLEGVKNPYLASSEWGWQIDPKGLRIVLNQLHDRYQKPLFIVENGLGAVDTLDEDGTVQDDYRIDYLQSHLEEVREAIEDGVELIGYTSWGPIDLVSASTAELRKRYGYIYVDRDSEGKGTNDRIKKKSFHWYKEVIETNGESL, encoded by the coding sequence ATGGGAAAAAGATTTCCAGAAGGTTTCTTATGGGGCGGCGCAGTAGCTGCTAACCAGCTTGAGGGTGCATATAAAGCAGACGGAAAAGGATTGTCTACAGCAGACGTCTCTCCGTTTGGAATTATGAGCCCGCCAGATGAGTCAATGACTGCTTACAATTTATATCATGATGGCATCGATTTTTATCATAAATATAAAGAAGATATCGCACTATTTGCAGAAATGGGCTTTAAAGCCTTCCGTCTATCGATAGCTTGGACGAGAATATTCCCAAATGGTGATGAAACGGAACCAAATGAAAAAGGCTTAGCGTTTTATGACAATGTATTTGATGAATTGAAGAAATACAATATTGAGCCTGTAGTGACAATTTCACACTATGAAATGCCTCTAGCTTTAGTAAAAAACTATGGCGGCTGGAAAAATCGTAAAGTTGTCGAGTTTTATGAGCACTTTGCAAGAACGGTTTTCACACGTTATAAAGATAAAGTGAAATACTGGATGACGTTCAATGAAATCAACGTTATTCTCCACGCACCTTTTACAGGCGGGGGACTGTTGTTTGAAGAAGGAGAAAATCAAAAGAATTCTCAATATCAAGGTGCACATCACCAGTTTATTGCAAGTGCACTTGCTGTTAAGGCAGGACATGAAATTATTCCTGGCTCTCAGATCGGTTGTATGATTGCTTCCATGGTTACTTATCCATATACATCCAAGCCTGAGGATATGTTTGCAGCAATGCAGCAAGACCGTCAGACTTTATTCTTCTCTGATGTTCAGGCAAGAGGCAGCTATCCAGGATTCATGAAGCGCTTTTTCCGTGACAACAATATTGAAATTGTCATGGAGGAAGGCGATGAGCAGCTCCTTAAAGACGGCACTGTCGATTATATTGGCTTCAGTTATTATATGTCGTTTGTTGCCAGCACAGATCCAGAGCATCAGAAAACGAGCGGAAACCTGCTAGAAGGTGTCAAAAATCCGTATTTAGCTTCATCTGAATGGGGTTGGCAAATTGATCCTAAGGGATTGCGAATTGTCTTAAATCAGCTTCATGACAGATATCAAAAGCCATTGTTTATTGTCGAGAATGGACTTGGCGCAGTCGATACACTTGACGAGGATGGTACTGTTCAAGATGATTATCGGATTGATTATCTGCAAAGCCATCTTGAAGAAGTGAGAGAAGCGATTGAGGATGGAGTCGAACTAATCGGCTATACTTCTTGGGGACCAATCGACCTTGTGAGCGCATCTACAGCAGAGCTAAGAAAACGCTACGGCTATATTTACGTTGACAGAGACAGTGAGGGTAAAGGCACTAATGACCGTATTAAGAAGAAGAGCTTCCATTGGTATAAAGAAGTAATTGAAACAAACGGTGAATCACTGTAA